One segment of Patulibacter sp. SYSU D01012 DNA contains the following:
- a CDS encoding class I SAM-dependent methyltransferase, whose product MSTATRPRDPDLDHVRWHDLECGGYDADLPLWRELAAAAPGVAAGDARVLDLGAGTGRVALWLAAAGHPVLGADVDPVFCAELRRRAGVRDVPASAVVSDARELRLAERFPLVLAPMQTVQLLGGAAAREAMLVGIREHLTPGGVAAIAIVEDVEPFDVADAEAVAPDMRDHDGTVYASRPVGVTVADGQIVLDRIREIVEPSGERHVSSDRTVLDVLDADTLEDEARHAGLRVLPRRAIGATDDHVGSQVVMLGA is encoded by the coding sequence ATGAGCACCGCCACGCGTCCGCGCGACCCCGATCTGGACCACGTCCGCTGGCACGACCTGGAGTGCGGCGGCTACGACGCCGACCTGCCGCTGTGGCGCGAGCTCGCCGCCGCCGCGCCGGGCGTCGCGGCCGGCGACGCGCGCGTCCTCGACCTGGGGGCCGGGACGGGTCGCGTCGCCCTGTGGCTCGCCGCCGCCGGCCACCCCGTCCTGGGCGCCGACGTCGACCCCGTGTTCTGCGCCGAGCTGCGCCGGCGGGCGGGCGTGCGCGACGTCCCGGCCTCGGCCGTCGTCAGCGACGCGCGCGAGCTGCGCCTGGCGGAGCGGTTCCCGCTCGTCCTGGCGCCGATGCAGACGGTGCAGCTGCTCGGCGGGGCGGCGGCCCGCGAGGCGATGCTCGTCGGGATCCGGGAGCACCTGACCCCCGGCGGCGTGGCGGCGATCGCGATCGTCGAGGACGTCGAGCCGTTCGACGTCGCCGACGCCGAGGCCGTGGCGCCCGACATGCGCGACCACGACGGGACCGTCTACGCCAGCCGCCCGGTCGGGGTGACGGTGGCGGACGGGCAGATCGTCCTGGACCGCATCCGCGAGATCGTCGAGCCGTCCGGCGAGCGGCACGTCTCCTCGGACCGGACGGTCCTCGACGTGCTGGACGCGGACACGCTCGAGGACGAGGCGCGCCACGCCGGCCTCCGCGTCCTGCCCCGTCGCGCGATCGGCGCGACGGACGATCACGTCGGCAGCCAGGTGGTGATGCTCGGTGCCTGA
- a CDS encoding glutamine amidotransferase: MPERTLRVGALYPDLLNIYADRGNLLMLERRCAWRGIGFELVRSSLGDELDPDAHDLLYLGGGQDRDQKLCALDLSTVKRDAVHAHAARGGAVLAVCGGYQLLGHEYALQPGEHLPGVGLLDLRTERGDGRLIGNVAIEVDGRTLAGFENHGGRTILAEGQEPLGRVLAGHGNTGTSGYEGARRGNVVGTYLHGPLLPKNAWFADWLIAAALGLDAAELAPLDDRFEDAAHGEARRAAGV; encoded by the coding sequence GTGCCTGAGCGCACGCTGCGCGTCGGGGCGCTCTACCCCGACCTCCTGAACATCTACGCGGACCGCGGCAACCTGCTCATGCTCGAGCGGCGCTGCGCGTGGCGGGGGATCGGCTTCGAGCTCGTCCGCTCGTCCCTGGGCGACGAGCTCGATCCCGACGCCCACGACCTGCTGTACCTGGGCGGCGGACAGGACCGGGACCAGAAGCTCTGCGCGCTGGACCTGTCCACGGTGAAGCGCGACGCGGTGCACGCCCACGCGGCGCGCGGCGGCGCGGTGCTGGCCGTCTGCGGCGGCTACCAGCTGCTCGGCCACGAGTACGCGCTGCAGCCCGGCGAGCACCTGCCCGGCGTCGGGTTGCTCGACCTGCGCACGGAGCGCGGCGACGGACGCCTGATCGGCAACGTGGCCATCGAGGTCGACGGACGCACCCTCGCGGGCTTCGAGAACCACGGCGGACGGACGATCCTCGCGGAGGGCCAGGAGCCGCTCGGTCGCGTGCTCGCCGGCCACGGCAACACCGGGACGTCGGGCTACGAGGGCGCGCGGCGCGGCAACGTCGTCGGCACGTACCTGCACGGGCCGCTCCTGCCGAAGAACGCGTGGTTCGCCGACTGGCTCATCGCGGCCGCCCTCGGACTGGACGCCGCGGAGCTGGCGCCGCTCGACGACCGCTTCGAGGACGCCGCGCACGGCGAGGCGCGTCGCGCGGCCGGCGTCTGA
- a CDS encoding ABC transporter ATP-binding protein: MDASPQPPTTTPPAGLRFEDVTKRYPGADAPTIDGLTLEVPAGEICVLVGPSGCGKTTAMRMVNRMIEPTSGRILIGGRPNTDRPAADVRREIGYVIQQTGLFPHRTVADNVATVPRLLDWPKDRIAARTAELLELVGLDPALGGRYPAQLSGGQRQRVGVARALAVDPPVMLMDEPFGAIDPITRERLQNEFLRLQARHGRTVVFVTHDIDEAIKMGDRIAVMRPGGHLAQYATPAELLLEPADDFVEQFVGADRALKRLALGRVRDLRLEPVVLVRRDDPVAGIRDRLAGAAVPYPLVIDADGRPLAWLDDDDLRGERLADGAGSEVAVVERDDVLRDAFSDLLQHRVQFAAVVDERGAVVGVLSADAVARELAPGPAPREPAEAAG; encoded by the coding sequence ATGGACGCCAGCCCCCAGCCCCCGACGACGACCCCGCCGGCGGGCCTGCGCTTCGAGGACGTGACGAAGCGCTACCCCGGCGCGGACGCCCCCACGATCGACGGGCTGACGCTCGAGGTCCCCGCGGGCGAGATCTGCGTGCTCGTCGGGCCGTCCGGCTGCGGGAAGACCACCGCGATGCGGATGGTCAACCGGATGATCGAGCCGACCTCCGGCCGGATCCTCATCGGGGGGCGGCCGAACACCGACCGTCCCGCTGCCGACGTGCGCCGCGAGATCGGGTACGTCATCCAGCAGACCGGGCTCTTCCCGCACCGCACCGTCGCGGACAACGTCGCCACGGTGCCGCGTCTGCTCGACTGGCCGAAGGACCGCATCGCCGCCCGCACCGCCGAGCTGCTCGAGCTCGTCGGCCTCGACCCCGCCCTCGGCGGTCGGTACCCGGCCCAGCTCTCCGGCGGCCAGCGCCAGCGCGTCGGCGTCGCCCGCGCGCTCGCGGTCGACCCGCCGGTGATGCTCATGGACGAGCCCTTCGGGGCGATCGACCCGATCACGCGCGAGCGGCTGCAGAACGAGTTCCTGCGGCTGCAGGCGCGCCACGGGCGCACCGTCGTCTTCGTCACCCACGACATCGACGAGGCGATCAAGATGGGCGACCGCATCGCCGTGATGCGGCCCGGCGGCCACCTGGCGCAGTACGCCACGCCCGCCGAGCTGCTGCTCGAGCCCGCCGACGACTTCGTCGAGCAGTTCGTCGGCGCCGACCGGGCGCTGAAGCGCCTGGCGCTCGGCCGCGTGCGCGACCTGCGGCTGGAGCCCGTGGTGCTCGTGCGGCGCGACGACCCCGTCGCCGGCATCCGCGACCGGCTCGCCGGCGCGGCCGTCCCCTACCCCCTCGTGATCGACGCCGACGGCCGGCCGCTCGCGTGGCTCGACGACGACGACCTGCGCGGCGAGCGCCTGGCCGACGGCGCGGGCTCCGAGGTGGCGGTCGTCGAGCGGGACGACGTCCTGCGCGACGCCTTCTCCGACCTGCTCCAGCACCGGGTGCAGTTCGCCGCGGTCGTCGACGAGCGCGGGGCGGTCGTCGGCGTGCTCAGCGCGGACGCCGTGGCGCGCGAGCTGGCCCCCGGTCCCGCGCCCCGCGAGCCGGCGGAGGCCGCGGGATGA
- a CDS encoding ABC transporter permease has product MSAGLLPAVLAQGFVTDRSSDASGQAGCVARNGVCPSWIAENLDRYVDPLVRHVLLTVVALAVGFAISFALALLAHRRRWLVAPITQVTGILYTIPSLALFFLLLPITGRGFLTAEIALVSYTLLIIFRNVVAGLDNVPDDVIDAARGMGLTERQVLWTVELPLALPEITAGLRIAATTTVGLATLAFFAGAGGLGDPIYADLTFKSNVLVAGGLCVLLAVVLDLLVLLAQRLLTPWTRAVPA; this is encoded by the coding sequence ATGAGCGCCGGCCTGCTCCCCGCCGTCCTGGCGCAGGGCTTCGTCACCGACCGCTCGTCGGACGCCTCCGGCCAGGCCGGGTGCGTCGCGCGCAACGGCGTCTGCCCGAGCTGGATCGCCGAGAACCTGGACCGCTACGTCGATCCGCTCGTCCGCCACGTCCTGCTTACGGTCGTCGCGCTCGCGGTCGGCTTCGCGATCTCGTTCGCGCTCGCCCTGCTCGCGCACCGCCGCCGCTGGCTCGTCGCGCCGATCACGCAGGTCACCGGCATCCTCTACACGATCCCCAGCCTGGCGCTGTTCTTCCTGCTGCTGCCCATCACCGGCCGCGGGTTCCTGACCGCGGAGATCGCGCTCGTCTCGTACACGCTGCTGATCATCTTCCGCAACGTCGTGGCCGGCTTGGACAACGTCCCGGACGACGTGATCGACGCCGCGCGCGGGATGGGCCTGACCGAGCGGCAGGTCCTCTGGACCGTCGAGCTGCCGCTCGCGCTGCCCGAGATCACCGCCGGCCTGCGGATCGCCGCGACCACGACGGTCGGCCTGGCCACCCTGGCGTTCTTCGCCGGCGCCGGTGGCCTGGGCGACCCGATATACGCCGACCTGACGTTCAAGAGCAACGTCCTCGTGGCCGGCGGCCTGTGCGTGCTGCTGGCGGTCGTCCTGGACCTGCTCGTGCTGCTCGCGCAGCGGCTGCTGACCCCGTGGACGCGGGCGGTGCCGGCATGA
- a CDS encoding ABC transporter permease yields the protein MSVLAALGLFGDAIDFLLHAQESRTGGEQVGGLADFGQLTLEHLAVVGASVALAALIALPLGLTLGHLRRGGFLAVTVANVGRAVPSLALIAVFVAFLGVGFGNVTLALTLLAIPPILTNAYVGVTQVDREVVDAAVGQGMTGAQVLREIELPLALPLIFGGLRTSVVNVIATATIAPLAGVVTLGDPIISTSVYGDAGKLAAAIVVALLAVVAEVGLAAAQRAVTPRPLRGTPALAARGRFLPRRRKGAIT from the coding sequence ATGAGCGTCCTCGCCGCGCTCGGCCTGTTCGGCGACGCGATCGACTTCCTCCTGCACGCCCAGGAGTCCCGCACCGGCGGCGAGCAGGTGGGCGGGCTCGCCGACTTCGGGCAGCTCACGCTCGAGCACCTCGCCGTCGTCGGGGCGTCCGTCGCGCTCGCCGCGCTGATCGCCCTGCCCCTCGGGCTGACCCTCGGGCACCTGCGGCGCGGCGGCTTCCTCGCCGTGACCGTCGCCAACGTCGGCCGCGCGGTGCCCAGCCTGGCGCTCATCGCCGTCTTCGTCGCTTTCCTCGGCGTCGGCTTCGGCAACGTCACGCTCGCGCTGACCCTCCTGGCGATCCCGCCGATCCTGACGAACGCGTACGTCGGCGTGACGCAGGTCGACCGCGAGGTCGTCGACGCCGCCGTGGGCCAGGGCATGACCGGGGCGCAGGTGCTGCGCGAGATCGAGCTGCCCCTCGCCCTGCCGCTGATCTTCGGCGGCCTGCGCACGTCGGTCGTCAACGTCATCGCGACGGCGACGATCGCGCCGCTCGCCGGCGTCGTGACGCTCGGCGACCCCATCATCTCGACGAGCGTCTACGGCGACGCCGGCAAGCTCGCGGCCGCGATCGTCGTGGCGCTGCTCGCGGTCGTCGCCGAGGTCGGCCTGGCCGCCGCCCAGCGCGCCGTCACCCCCCGTCCCCTCCGCGGCACGCCCGCCCTCGCGGCGCGCGGCCGGTTCCTCCCTCGACGCCGAAAGGGCGCGATCACATGA
- a CDS encoding glycine betaine ABC transporter substrate-binding protein: MSLTLPRTLRSPLLLALLACLALVLAACGGDDGDDATTSTAGGGASSTAAEAPQGQAIQRNADNAKVTLTIGSKNFTEQKVLGEVYAQALQAAGYTVKKQLNLGDEQTALKAVKGGQVDAYPEYTGTALLSFFGVKTKDLPTDPGKAFEETKAGFAKEGLVALPPTPFTSSNEVAVTQETAKKYGLQKISDLSKVAGQLTLYGSPECRQRLDCLLGLEQTYGLKFKKFTPVDVSQRSSVLTGGQADVSIVFTTDPQNARDKFVLLKDDKGIFPPYNSTLVVRKAVAEKAGPDLEKTIEAVNAQLTNQNVQELNARVDLDKKTPEEAAAAYLQSFGFVPKS; the protein is encoded by the coding sequence ATGAGCCTGACCCTCCCACGGACCCTGCGGTCCCCGCTGCTGCTCGCCCTGCTGGCGTGCCTGGCCCTCGTGCTCGCCGCGTGCGGCGGCGACGACGGCGACGACGCCACGACGTCGACCGCCGGCGGCGGCGCGTCCTCGACCGCCGCCGAGGCCCCGCAGGGTCAGGCGATCCAGCGCAACGCCGACAACGCCAAGGTGACGCTGACGATCGGCTCGAAGAACTTCACGGAGCAGAAGGTGCTCGGTGAGGTCTACGCCCAGGCGCTGCAGGCCGCCGGCTACACGGTGAAGAAGCAGCTCAACCTCGGCGACGAGCAGACGGCGCTGAAGGCGGTCAAGGGCGGCCAGGTCGACGCGTACCCCGAGTACACCGGCACGGCCCTGCTGTCGTTCTTCGGCGTGAAGACGAAGGACCTGCCGACCGACCCGGGCAAGGCGTTCGAGGAGACGAAGGCCGGCTTCGCGAAGGAGGGCCTCGTCGCCCTGCCGCCGACGCCGTTCACGAGCTCGAACGAGGTCGCCGTGACGCAGGAGACCGCGAAGAAGTACGGCCTGCAGAAGATCTCCGACCTGTCGAAGGTCGCGGGCCAGCTGACGCTCTACGGCTCGCCCGAGTGCCGGCAGCGCCTCGACTGCCTGCTCGGCCTGGAGCAGACGTACGGCCTGAAGTTCAAGAAGTTCACGCCCGTCGACGTCAGCCAGCGCTCCTCCGTGCTGACGGGCGGCCAGGCCGACGTGTCGATCGTCTTCACGACCGACCCGCAGAACGCCCGCGACAAGTTCGTCCTGCTCAAGGACGACAAGGGCATCTTCCCGCCGTACAACTCGACGCTCGTGGTGCGCAAGGCCGTCGCCGAGAAGGCCGGTCCCGACCTGGAGAAGACGATCGAGGCCGTCAACGCGCAGCTGACGAACCAGAACGTCCAGGAGCTCAACGCCCGCGTCGACCTGGACAAGAAGACGCCGGAGGAGGCCGCCGCGGCCTACCTGCAGAGCTTCGGGTTCGTCCCGAAGAGCTGA
- the dut gene encoding dUTP diphosphatase, producing MPPEPAAPALAVRRLRPDAVLPLRQHADDAGLDLHAVEPVELAPGERASVPTGLAVALPAGHAGLVTPRSGLAARHGVALVNAPGVIDAGYRGELRVLLLNTDRTETFRAAAGERIAQLLVVPVALPAVVETDDLDATARGVGGFGSTGR from the coding sequence GTGCCGCCCGAGCCCGCCGCGCCCGCCCTCGCCGTCCGCCGGCTGCGCCCCGATGCCGTCCTGCCGCTGCGCCAGCACGCCGACGACGCCGGGCTGGACCTGCACGCCGTCGAGCCCGTCGAGCTGGCGCCGGGGGAGCGGGCCTCGGTCCCGACCGGGCTGGCGGTCGCGCTGCCGGCCGGGCACGCGGGCCTCGTGACGCCCCGCTCGGGGCTGGCGGCCCGGCACGGCGTCGCGCTCGTCAACGCGCCGGGCGTGATCGACGCGGGTTACCGCGGCGAGCTGCGCGTCCTGCTGCTGAACACGGATCGCACGGAGACGTTCCGCGCGGCCGCCGGCGAGCGGATCGCCCAGCTGCTCGTCGTCCCCGTGGCGCTGCCGGCGGTCGTCGAGACGGACGACCTGGATGCGACGGCGCGCGGGGTCGGCGGGTTCGGCTCGACCGGCCGCTGA
- the hflX gene encoding GTPase HflX encodes MPERRENQHPYTARQFETTHAQDLEQQRAARDQRAVIVGVLPEGEDLTELRELLRTAEVEVLDQMVQHRDEPHPNTYVGEGKLQELKARCHELGATMVVTDDELSPRQERNLESALGLPVLDRTALILDIFAVHANSSEGKLQVELAQLQYNLARMRGLWTHLDRLGVGGVGTRGPGETQIETDRRLARDRISKLRRRLNEVKGTRAVMRQERERSSHIPNVALAGYTNAGKSTLLNALTGAEVGVQDRLFHTLDPTTRELRHNGRTYLLTDTVGFIRKLPHDLVEAFGATLEETVLADLLLHVVDASQTDEALAEVMGAVDDVLKDIGATENVHVLVLNKIDLVDEARREDLRVRFPDAVQVAAGAGVGLDGLAARIEEEFEATLQPVELLLPYADGKTLDELHRLAGDLEQEHRADGVLVHARVPRSLAGRYDRFRVQPAGRGVAEA; translated from the coding sequence GTGCCCGAACGCCGAGAGAACCAGCACCCGTACACCGCACGCCAGTTCGAGACGACCCACGCCCAGGACCTCGAGCAGCAGCGCGCCGCCCGCGACCAGCGCGCGGTCATCGTCGGCGTCCTGCCCGAGGGCGAGGACCTGACCGAGCTCCGCGAGCTGCTGCGCACCGCCGAGGTCGAGGTGCTCGACCAGATGGTGCAGCACCGCGACGAGCCGCACCCCAACACCTACGTCGGCGAGGGCAAGCTCCAGGAGCTGAAGGCCCGCTGCCACGAGCTCGGCGCCACGATGGTGGTGACCGACGACGAGCTCTCGCCCCGCCAGGAGCGCAACCTCGAGTCCGCGCTGGGGCTGCCGGTCCTCGACCGCACCGCGCTGATCCTCGACATCTTCGCCGTGCACGCCAACTCGTCCGAGGGCAAGCTGCAGGTCGAGCTGGCGCAGCTCCAGTACAACCTCGCCCGCATGCGGGGCCTGTGGACCCACCTCGACCGTCTCGGCGTCGGCGGCGTCGGCACCCGCGGTCCCGGCGAGACGCAGATCGAGACGGACCGCCGCCTGGCGCGCGACCGCATCTCGAAGCTCCGCCGCCGGCTCAACGAGGTCAAGGGCACCCGCGCCGTCATGCGGCAGGAGCGCGAGCGCTCCTCGCACATCCCCAACGTCGCGCTCGCGGGCTACACGAACGCCGGCAAGTCGACCCTGCTGAACGCGCTCACCGGCGCCGAGGTCGGGGTCCAGGACCGCCTGTTCCACACGCTCGACCCGACGACGCGCGAGCTGCGCCACAACGGCCGCACGTACCTGCTCACCGACACCGTCGGGTTCATCCGCAAGCTGCCGCACGACCTGGTCGAGGCGTTCGGTGCCACGCTCGAGGAGACGGTGCTCGCCGACCTGCTGCTGCACGTCGTCGACGCCAGCCAGACCGACGAGGCGCTCGCCGAGGTCATGGGCGCCGTCGACGACGTCCTGAAGGACATCGGCGCGACGGAGAACGTCCACGTCCTCGTCCTGAACAAGATCGACCTGGTCGACGAGGCCCGGCGCGAGGACCTGCGCGTGCGCTTCCCCGACGCCGTGCAGGTCGCGGCGGGCGCCGGCGTCGGGCTCGACGGCCTGGCGGCGCGGATCGAGGAGGAGTTCGAGGCGACGCTCCAGCCCGTCGAGCTGCTGCTGCCCTACGCCGACGGCAAGACGCTCGACGAGCTGCACCGGCTGGCCGGCGACCTGGAGCAGGAGCACCGCGCCGACGGCGTCCTCGTGCACGCCCGCGTGCCGCGGTCGCTCGCCGGCCGCTACGACCGCTTCCGCGTCCAGCCGGCCGGCCGCGGCGTCGCGGAGGCGTAG
- the dapE gene encoding succinyl-diaminopimelate desuccinylase produces MTSPLPARLAARTLELVDCPSESRDEGAAVALAARRLEEAGVPVRDAGDTCLLAGTTERGERPLVLLAGHLDTVPVQGNRPGWLDGGVVHGLGACDMKGACAVMIELLRDGLHAQDGRACDVGVVLFGREELPFRDSALTPLLEREEGLRTADLAVVMEPTAGGVQGGCLGNINATWTFRGTAAHSARPWLGENAIHRAADGIRRLAHVPVSRHEFDGLEYAECVSVTKVAGGVADNVVPDHAAAHVNYRYPPGMAPADAEAQLRAWCDVEHAELEIVGHAPSGAVAIDGPLAQALVARTGRPVTPKQAWTPVAELGLAGVPAVNYGPGDPVYAHKRDEQVAVPALVEAYETLAALVRTGA; encoded by the coding sequence GTGACCTCTCCCCTGCCCGCCCGCCTGGCCGCGCGAACCCTCGAGCTCGTCGACTGCCCCTCGGAGTCGCGCGACGAGGGAGCCGCCGTCGCGCTGGCGGCGCGCCGGCTGGAAGAGGCCGGCGTGCCCGTCCGCGACGCCGGCGACACCTGCCTGCTCGCGGGCACGACCGAGCGCGGCGAGCGACCCCTCGTGCTGCTCGCCGGGCACCTGGACACCGTCCCCGTGCAGGGCAACCGGCCGGGATGGCTCGACGGCGGCGTGGTCCACGGCCTGGGCGCCTGCGACATGAAGGGCGCGTGCGCCGTGATGATCGAGCTGCTGCGCGACGGCCTGCACGCGCAGGACGGCCGGGCGTGCGACGTCGGCGTCGTGCTCTTCGGCCGCGAGGAGCTGCCGTTCCGCGACAGCGCGCTGACGCCCCTGCTGGAGCGCGAGGAGGGGCTGCGCACCGCCGACCTGGCCGTCGTGATGGAGCCGACCGCCGGCGGGGTGCAGGGCGGGTGCCTGGGCAACATCAACGCGACGTGGACCTTCCGCGGCACCGCGGCCCACTCCGCGCGGCCGTGGCTGGGCGAGAACGCGATCCACCGCGCCGCGGACGGCATCCGGCGCCTGGCGCACGTGCCGGTGTCCCGCCACGAGTTCGACGGGCTCGAGTACGCCGAGTGCGTGTCGGTGACGAAAGTCGCCGGCGGCGTCGCGGACAACGTCGTGCCCGACCACGCCGCCGCGCACGTGAACTACCGCTACCCGCCGGGGATGGCGCCCGCGGACGCCGAGGCGCAGCTGCGCGCGTGGTGCGACGTCGAGCACGCCGAGCTGGAGATCGTCGGCCACGCGCCGTCGGGCGCCGTGGCGATCGACGGCCCGCTCGCCCAGGCGCTCGTCGCCCGCACGGGCCGTCCGGTGACGCCGAAGCAGGCGTGGACCCCGGTGGCGGAGCTCGGGCTGGCCGGCGTGCCGGCCGTCAACTACGGCCCCGGCGATCCGGTCTACGCGCACAAGCGCGACGAGCAGGTCGCCGTCCCCGCGCTCGTCGAGGCGTACGAGACGCTCGCGGCGCTCGTGCGCACCGGCGCCTGA
- a CDS encoding aminotransferase class I/II-fold pyridoxal phosphate-dependent enzyme — MPPAFARNPVLARTGSYPFQRLSDARTVVAARPDAPRLLDFGTGEPREPTPAFIREALVAAVQEETVSAYPLAAGLPELRRAVADWIARRFGVAVHADRHVLPTLGSKELVFSLPQVLVDREGGRDLVGVPQPAYPVYERGARYAGADVLDLPLVEERGFLPDLDAIPAEAWARLALLWTNYPNNPTAAVADRGWYREAAAACREHGVVLASDEAYSELWFRGEAPDSALQIGESGDELTGVLVVNTLSKRSSMPGYRSGFVAGDADLIAALRRFRPSVGVAPQRFVQHAAVAAWGDEDHVAAVREVYREKLRVLQPGLDALGLQTAGGDASFFRWLRLPADWAAARWAAAALDDAGTAQLVALLTDGDAADRGSAAFAACLLHAGVVAAPGAFFGPAGEGYVRMALVPTLEDCRAAAERLAALAAA, encoded by the coding sequence ATGCCGCCCGCCTTCGCCCGCAACCCGGTCCTCGCGCGCACGGGGAGCTACCCGTTCCAGCGGTTGAGCGACGCGCGGACCGTCGTGGCGGCGCGTCCGGACGCCCCGCGGCTGCTCGACTTCGGCACCGGCGAGCCGCGCGAGCCGACGCCCGCGTTCATCCGCGAGGCGCTCGTCGCCGCCGTGCAGGAGGAGACCGTCTCCGCGTACCCCCTCGCCGCGGGCCTGCCCGAGCTGCGCCGCGCGGTGGCGGACTGGATCGCGCGGCGGTTCGGCGTGGCGGTCCACGCCGACCGGCACGTGCTGCCGACGCTCGGTTCGAAGGAGCTCGTCTTCTCGCTCCCCCAGGTGCTCGTCGACCGCGAGGGCGGCCGCGACCTGGTGGGCGTCCCGCAGCCGGCGTATCCGGTGTACGAGCGCGGCGCGCGGTACGCCGGCGCCGACGTGCTCGACCTGCCGCTCGTCGAGGAGCGCGGCTTCCTGCCCGACCTGGACGCGATCCCCGCCGAGGCGTGGGCGCGGCTGGCCCTGCTCTGGACGAACTACCCGAACAACCCGACGGCGGCCGTCGCCGACCGCGGCTGGTACCGCGAGGCCGCCGCGGCGTGCCGCGAGCACGGGGTCGTGCTGGCGAGCGACGAGGCCTACAGCGAGCTGTGGTTCCGCGGCGAGGCACCCGACTCCGCGCTGCAGATCGGCGAGAGCGGCGACGAGCTGACCGGCGTCCTGGTCGTCAACACGCTGTCGAAGCGCTCCTCCATGCCGGGGTACCGCTCGGGCTTCGTCGCCGGCGACGCCGACCTGATCGCCGCGCTCCGGCGCTTCCGCCCCAGCGTCGGCGTGGCACCCCAGCGGTTCGTGCAGCACGCCGCGGTGGCCGCGTGGGGCGACGAGGACCACGTCGCCGCCGTCCGCGAGGTCTACCGCGAGAAGCTCCGCGTCCTGCAGCCCGGCCTCGACGCCCTCGGCCTGCAGACCGCCGGCGGCGACGCGTCCTTCTTCCGCTGGCTGCGCCTGCCGGCGGACTGGGCGGCGGCGCGCTGGGCGGCGGCGGCGCTGGACGACGCCGGCACGGCCCAGCTCGTCGCGCTGCTGACGGACGGCGACGCCGCCGACCGCGGGAGCGCGGCGTTCGCGGCCTGCCTGCTGCACGCGGGCGTCGTCGCGGCGCCGGGCGCCTTCTTCGGGCCCGCCGGCGAAGGCTACGTCCGGATGGCCCTGGTGCCGACGCTCGAGGACTGCCGGGCCGCGGCGGAGCGGCTGGCGGCGCTCGCCGCGGCGTGA
- the dapD gene encoding 2,3,4,5-tetrahydropyridine-2,6-dicarboxylate N-succinyltransferase codes for MSDQQQGAWGLGLATISEADGRTLDVFFPAPALGVDAAAVQAAGHAGGAGTSEVPFAKATVVGGGALAASIGRDDARGVRTVAVVTVIEDLAAAPVDAADAYLRLHLLSHRLVRPHGVSLDGVFGLLANVVWTTQGPCAVEGFEQVRLRLHAAGRPVAVTSVDKFPRMTDYVVPSGVRIGDADRVRLGAHLAEGTTVMHEGFVNFNAGTLGASMVEGRISAGVVVGDGTDIGGGASIMGTLSGGGTEVIALGEGCLLGANAGVGISLGDGCVVEAGLYVTGGTVVALPDGTTVKARELSGKSGLLFRRDSQSGAVVALERQGSWGSLNAQLHAND; via the coding sequence ATGAGCGATCAGCAGCAGGGAGCCTGGGGCCTCGGCCTCGCCACGATCTCCGAGGCCGACGGGCGCACGCTCGACGTCTTCTTCCCCGCGCCCGCGCTCGGCGTCGACGCGGCCGCCGTGCAGGCCGCGGGGCACGCCGGCGGGGCCGGGACGAGCGAGGTGCCGTTCGCGAAGGCCACCGTCGTCGGCGGCGGGGCGCTCGCCGCGTCGATCGGCCGCGACGACGCGCGTGGCGTGCGGACCGTCGCCGTCGTGACGGTGATCGAGGACCTGGCCGCCGCGCCGGTCGACGCCGCGGACGCGTACCTGCGGCTGCACCTGCTCTCGCACCGGCTCGTCCGTCCCCACGGCGTCTCGCTCGACGGCGTCTTCGGGCTGCTCGCCAACGTCGTCTGGACCACGCAGGGCCCGTGCGCCGTCGAGGGCTTCGAGCAGGTGCGCCTGCGCCTGCACGCGGCGGGCCGCCCCGTCGCCGTCACGTCGGTCGACAAGTTCCCGCGGATGACCGACTACGTCGTGCCGTCCGGCGTCCGCATCGGCGACGCCGACCGCGTGCGCCTGGGCGCGCACCTCGCCGAGGGCACGACGGTCATGCACGAGGGCTTCGTCAACTTCAACGCCGGCACGCTCGGCGCGTCGATGGTCGAGGGGCGGATCTCGGCGGGCGTCGTCGTCGGCGACGGCACCGACATCGGCGGCGGAGCGTCGATCATGGGCACGCTGTCGGGCGGCGGCACCGAGGTCATCGCGCTCGGCGAGGGCTGCCTGCTCGGCGCGAACGCCGGGGTCGGGATCTCGCTCGGCGACGGCTGCGTCGTCGAGGCCGGCCTGTACGTCACGGGCGGCACCGTCGTCGCGCTGCCCGACGGCACGACGGTCAAGGCGCGCGAGCTGTCCGGCAAGAGCGGCCTGCTCTTCCGCCGCGACAGCCAGAGCGGCGCCGTCGTGGCGCTGGAGCGCCAGGGCTCCTGGGGCAGCCTCAACGCCCAGCTGCACGCGAACGACTGA